ACCGGCGATAGAAAACTGAAAAACGGAATTATCTCTATCCATATTTTCTATGCGCTTCATAAGCTCTTCTAAAGATTCAATGTATCCCACAAAATCACCACCACTTCGTATTTTCTTTATCATAACACATTGAAGCTTTTTCCGTATCTTGAAAAGAAACAGATTCTTTCTCGTTGATATGAATATAAAAATGAAGAATTTGAATCACATTTTCTATGAAGTACATTTCACTTCAATTCCCCATTTTTTACTAGAACCAATTAATACGGTCATTTCTTTCCATATATAACTATTACTTATCCAAAAAGATAATTTTTTGGTATTTTCCTTATTTTTCTTTCTATGATAGGATAAATTCATATTTACTACCGAGCATTTATCCTATGATGAACTAGTCAGATTGAGGTTAGCAATGTTTATTTTTATTTTATTAGATGTCATCGTACCCATATTGATATTGACGCTGGTCGGCGTTGTTTTGCAACGGAAATTTCAATTTCATCTGAAACAATTATCTACGCTGATTACATATTGCCTCATGCCCGCAGCTGTATTTGTAAATATCTATCAGATTCATATTGAAATGGACGTTGTTGTCCAAATCATCAACTATGTCATCCTGTATAGTTTGATTCTGATTGTCGTGAGTCATATTATTTCAAAAATATTGAAGTTGGATAGGGGGGAAAGTGCAGCTCTAAAAAACAGTATTTCATTAATGAACTCCGGCAATTATGGGTTGCCAGTAAGTCAATTGGTTTTCAGTCAAAATCCCATCGGCTTCTCTGTTCAAGTTTTTATTTTGATTTTCCAAAATCTTTTAACGTATTCTTACGGGATATATAACTTATTATCAGCAACCAAAACAATCAGAGGCATTATGCAATCCTTTTTAAAGCTGCCTGTATTTCATGCACTTCTATTAGGTGTGCTATTTCAGTTATTTTCCATAACGATTCCACAAGCTATTATGATACCGCTTGATCAGCTCGCGGATGGTTTTGTTGCCATCGCACTCCTATTACTCGGAGCACAATTAGCTAACATTAAGCTGCATTTTTTCCATCGGGTAATCACGTGGTCTTTGATTGGAAGACTGGTGATGGGGCCGTTATTAGCATTGTCTGTTATCTATCTGCTGCATATTGATGGCGTTGTTGCACAATCGCTATTTATCGCTAGTTCCTTTCCGACCTCCAGAAATACATCAACGATTGCAATGGAATATCAAATCAAGCCGGAATTGCATGCACAAATCGTTTTATTTTCAACTCTTTTCAGTATCATCACCGTAACCGTTGTGATTTATTTGTCTTATATTCTGTTTTGATTAATGGAGGAGGTTTTTAAAAAGGCGGGAGCTTATAGGAAAATTTGCGTACCTCAGCAAATAATTCTTTCTGAAATAACGTTTAAAATGATGTTATAAAACGAAACTTCCTTCAGTAGGAGTTGTTGCTTTTCTCCCGCTGAAGGAGCCTAAGTGATTCAGGGAGTTAGCGCCCGTTACTTCCCGCCTAAATAAATTTATTCTCTCTTTATTTGGAGACGGGCGTTTTACGGGCAGTTCTCTGTGATAAACTAGTCCTCACCTCTTTTTGCTGATAGAAACAGAAAAAAGCAATGCTGCCTGCAATGAAGAAACAAATGGAAGGGATTATAGCTGCGCCAAACGTAAACAGGTACAACAAGATTGCTGCTATCATATAGAGAAAACCAGGCTTTCTAGAATATTGACTCCGTTGAATTAGGGCAATTAATGCTAAAATCAACGAAAACCCGCTTACAAAAACAGGAAGTAAGCTCAAAGAAAGCAGACCATTGATAAAAGCGTTGGAAAAGAAACTTGTTAATAATGTCGTCACCCATCCTTCTCCATCTCCTTGAAACAGACGAAAGCCAAACGCCCCAATTGTCCAGCGTGTCACATTCAATCCGAAATTTGATAAAAATGGTATCAAACTAATCATCAATACTGTCATTGATCCTAAAAGAAAGCCGGTTATTCCCGCTGCCTTCTCTAATCGTTTCATCATCCTCACCCCAAAATATACTAGTCTTTTCATTCATGAAAAACGATAATACTATTGCGGAAAATGCTACATGGATATAGAAGACAAAAAATTTACTACAGTAAATATGGAGGAATCATTACTTTGATAATTAATATAGTTTACTATTATTAACAATGTCGCAATTATTATATTTCCTATTAAATATCTTTTAAACGATTTTATTGAAGGCTTCATGAATTTTCACCCATCTAAACTACTAGTCTTCTTTATTCTGCTATGTTGTCATTTACATATTAGGTCAATAAATCAAACTACTAAGGCCTCATTATAATCAGACCGCCGGCCAATTCCACTTCAATATGCCGAGTATGAAGAACAAGAGATATATCTTGCCGCGCATTTGGATATACTACTCCATATAATTCTCAATTAAATAATACGTCCTATCTCTTGTTTCAAATGCTTCATAATCCACATATGCATACCTTTCAATGGTGTGACTAGCTGGCATTTCAGCAAGTGTTTGCTCTTTGGTTTTAATCCATTCTATAGGATTGCAAACAAATTTATTTCTCCACACCCTGAAATGCATAAGGAACAGCCCTTTCCAATAAACTTCTAATCCCCGCTTCATGGTAAGGCATCCTTTTATCTGCTTCGTCTATACTTACCCATGCAGTATCCGCAATTGTTTCCGTATCCTGTATTGCAATGTCTCCACCAACTACCATCGCTTCAAACGTAAAAAAGATGGCATGATGATTGTATTTTTCCATAAATGCTTCATTTACAGCAAGAAGACCCTCTGGTTCAATCGTTAATCCCGTTTCTTCTTTCACTTCTCGGACAACTGCTTCTGATAAGACTTCCCCCGCTTCAACCATTCCCCCAGGCATC
The nucleotide sequence above comes from Oceanobacillus timonensis. Encoded proteins:
- a CDS encoding AEC family transporter, which gives rise to MFIFILLDVIVPILILTLVGVVLQRKFQFHLKQLSTLITYCLMPAAVFVNIYQIHIEMDVVVQIINYVILYSLILIVVSHIISKILKLDRGESAALKNSISLMNSGNYGLPVSQLVFSQNPIGFSVQVFILIFQNLLTYSYGIYNLLSATKTIRGIMQSFLKLPVFHALLLGVLFQLFSITIPQAIMIPLDQLADGFVAIALLLLGAQLANIKLHFFHRVITWSLIGRLVMGPLLALSVIYLLHIDGVVAQSLFIASSFPTSRNTSTIAMEYQIKPELHAQIVLFSTLFSIITVTVVIYLSYILF
- a CDS encoding NUDIX hydrolase, with the protein product MERVDVVYALIFDEIEAKMLMVKNIKHDDWTMPGGMVEAGEVLSEAVVREVKEETGLTIEPEGLLAVNEAFMEKYNHHAIFFTFEAMVVGGDIAIQDTETIADTAWVSIDEADKRMPYHEAGIRSLLERAVPYAFQGVEK